A single region of the Hyalangium gracile genome encodes:
- a CDS encoding hybrid sensor histidine kinase/response regulator, with protein sequence MSPGLHLGLAPEQFAQAFPFHVAFDERLVVVQTGPSLHKLCPGLRAGSRLGEHLRLRGDAPTLSFELLRSVSSRLVVMETLCEQVPIRGQLLLSEAGDCIVFLCSPWLTEPASMRKLGLGVGDFALHDPVVDLLHLMQSQTMSLADANRLAEKLTAQRAELRSANARLATRYSVTRALAQAARIEDAASSILASVCELGAWDMAVIWLREEEPRSFSLVKGPLAGTPGASAFEAYLRGTPPGLEVDPAGSALRTGAADWAEDLNRLLSSSRSRSAVKAGFRGACAFPLPGVHGSAGLCELYAAQPRVRDARLLAALEEIGACIGQFIDRYRTEQELRESKKAAEAATVAKSQFLARMSHEIRTPINGVIGMIELALRSPLTASQREHLETAQSSAELLLQLVSDVLDFSKIEAGQLHLAESRFSLRECLERPLRGLAARARDKGLRFTVELPEDLPDAVRGDPLRLSQVLINLVGNAVKFTHQGEVRVETRVQERSAGFCQLALAVSDTGIGIDPVKQRHIFEAFAQADAETAQFYGGTGLGLAICQQLVQMMGGTISVESSPGRGSCFLFTARLGIDESASSAAAPEPPRHRGRAQRGLRILVVEDNVVNQLVTRGLLELEGHVVETVDRGEAALARTRSTRFDLILMDIQMPELDGLQVTRRIREEEGWTGAPRTPIVGLTAQSVVGDREKGLEAGMDEYLAKPVRGRQLAEAIDRVLGQRQADSGPPAPEAPRSLDRAALEELVGGESVLLARIVSVFLRYGPEMRDAVLAALSGEDSKELVAAAHKLKGSLGDLAARSAFAVCGRIELLARRGELTAARAEREPLERELAQLFNELRELEAQLSLGGRDAMGRGH encoded by the coding sequence GTGAGCCCGGGGCTCCACCTCGGGCTCGCCCCGGAGCAGTTCGCCCAGGCCTTCCCGTTTCACGTGGCCTTCGACGAACGGCTCGTCGTGGTGCAGACCGGCCCCTCCCTGCACAAACTCTGTCCCGGGCTGCGGGCAGGCTCGCGGCTCGGGGAGCACCTCCGGCTCCGAGGCGATGCGCCGACGCTCAGCTTCGAGCTCCTCCGCTCCGTCTCCTCGCGCCTGGTGGTCATGGAGACGCTGTGCGAGCAGGTGCCGATACGCGGTCAGCTCCTCTTGTCCGAGGCTGGAGATTGCATCGTGTTCCTCTGCTCACCGTGGCTGACGGAGCCCGCCTCCATGCGCAAGCTGGGGCTCGGGGTGGGGGACTTCGCGCTGCATGATCCGGTGGTGGACCTGCTCCACCTCATGCAGTCACAGACGATGTCGCTGGCGGACGCGAACCGCCTGGCGGAGAAGCTGACCGCCCAGCGCGCGGAGCTCCGCTCGGCGAACGCCCGCCTCGCCACCCGGTACTCCGTGACGCGCGCGCTGGCACAGGCGGCCCGCATCGAGGATGCGGCCTCCAGCATCCTCGCCAGCGTGTGCGAGCTGGGCGCATGGGACATGGCCGTCATCTGGCTGCGCGAGGAGGAGCCGCGCTCCTTCTCGTTGGTGAAAGGTCCCCTGGCCGGGACGCCGGGCGCCTCCGCCTTCGAGGCCTACCTTCGCGGCACCCCCCCGGGGCTGGAGGTGGACCCCGCGGGGAGCGCCCTGCGCACCGGCGCGGCCGACTGGGCGGAGGATCTGAACCGACTCTTGAGCTCCAGCCGCTCCCGCTCCGCCGTGAAGGCGGGGTTCCGGGGCGCCTGCGCCTTCCCCCTGCCTGGCGTTCATGGGAGCGCGGGCCTCTGCGAGCTGTATGCCGCGCAGCCTCGAGTCCGCGACGCGCGCCTGCTGGCGGCGCTCGAGGAGATCGGCGCCTGCATCGGGCAGTTCATTGACAGGTACCGCACGGAGCAGGAGCTGCGAGAGTCGAAGAAGGCCGCCGAGGCCGCGACGGTGGCCAAGAGCCAGTTCCTGGCGCGCATGAGCCATGAGATCCGCACGCCCATCAACGGCGTCATCGGCATGATCGAGCTGGCCTTGCGCTCGCCCCTCACGGCGAGCCAGCGCGAGCACCTCGAGACGGCCCAGTCCTCCGCCGAGCTGCTGCTCCAGCTCGTCAGTGACGTGCTCGACTTCTCGAAGATCGAGGCGGGTCAGCTCCACCTCGCGGAGTCACGCTTCTCGCTGCGGGAGTGTCTCGAGCGTCCCCTCCGGGGACTCGCGGCCAGGGCTCGCGACAAGGGCCTGCGCTTCACGGTGGAGCTGCCGGAGGATCTCCCGGACGCGGTGAGGGGAGATCCCCTCCGGCTCTCGCAGGTGCTCATCAACCTGGTGGGCAACGCGGTGAAGTTCACCCACCAGGGAGAGGTCCGCGTGGAGACGCGCGTCCAGGAGCGCTCCGCCGGCTTCTGCCAGCTCGCCCTCGCCGTGAGTGACACCGGCATCGGCATCGACCCCGTGAAGCAGCGGCACATCTTCGAGGCCTTCGCCCAGGCGGACGCCGAGACGGCGCAGTTCTATGGCGGTACGGGCCTGGGGCTGGCGATCTGCCAGCAGCTCGTGCAGATGATGGGAGGGACGATCTCGGTGGAGAGCAGCCCCGGGAGGGGCAGCTGCTTCCTCTTCACGGCGCGGCTGGGGATCGACGAGAGCGCGAGCAGCGCCGCGGCGCCGGAGCCTCCACGCCACCGGGGGCGAGCCCAGCGGGGGCTGCGCATCCTGGTGGTCGAGGACAACGTGGTGAACCAGCTGGTGACCCGAGGGCTCCTCGAGCTGGAGGGCCACGTGGTGGAGACCGTGGACCGGGGAGAGGCGGCCCTGGCGCGCACCCGGAGCACGCGCTTCGACCTCATCCTGATGGACATCCAGATGCCGGAGCTGGACGGGCTCCAGGTGACGCGACGGATCCGCGAGGAGGAGGGATGGACCGGTGCGCCGCGGACGCCCATCGTGGGCCTGACGGCGCAGTCCGTCGTGGGAGACCGCGAGAAGGGGCTCGAGGCGGGCATGGACGAGTACCTGGCCAAGCCGGTTCGCGGACGCCAGCTCGCGGAGGCGATCGACCGTGTCCTCGGCCAGCGCCAGGCGGACAGTGGCCCTCCGGCTCCCGAGGCGCCCCGCAGCCTGGATCGGGCGGCGCTGGAGGAGCTGGTCGGCGGAGAGTCGGTGCTCCTGGCTCGGATCGTGAGCGTGTTCCTCCGGTACGGGCCGGAGATGCGGGATGCGGTGCTGGCGGCCCTCTCCGGGGAGGACTCGAAGGAGCTGGTGGCCGCGGCGCACAAGCTGAAGGGCTCCCTGGGCGATCTCGCGGCGCGGTCCGCCTTCGCGGTGTGTGGCCGCATCGAGCTGCTGGCCCGGCGCGGGGAGCTCACGGCGGCCCGCGCGGAGCGGGAGCCGCTGGAGCGAGAGCTCGCCCAGCTCTTCAACGAGCTGCGGGAGCTCGAGGCGCAGCTGTCCCTCGGCGGACGGGATGCCATGGGTCGTGGGCACTGA
- the argG gene encoding argininosuccinate synthase, whose protein sequence is MSKKPVVLAFSGGLDTSFCVVYLREQGHAVTTVTVDTGGFTAEALAKMPEHAARLGAVAHHTVDARALLFEDYLRHLLAGNVLRGQAYPLSVSAERVCQATEVVRMAREVGAKALAHGSTGAGNDQVRFDVAFRALAPDMDLITPIRELSLSRAQEMSFLAERGIHLPAKTGAYSINEGMWGTSVGGKETHDSWSNLPEAAYPAGVIPSDLKPRTLVLSFEKGRPVAIDGQAMAPVELIAQLNTLGQPYGVGRGVHLGDTILGIKGRVGFDAPAAVMLITAHRELEKLVLSGKQLFWKETLGNLYGTLLHEGHFFDPLARDVEAYLQSSQARVTGEVRVTLQPRAMIVEGVRSPHSLMDAKVASYGEANHLWTGAEAAGFAKVYGVAQTLALKVKP, encoded by the coding sequence ATGAGCAAGAAACCCGTGGTGCTGGCCTTCTCCGGCGGCTTGGACACCTCTTTCTGCGTGGTCTATCTGCGCGAGCAGGGGCACGCTGTCACCACCGTCACCGTGGACACCGGCGGCTTCACCGCCGAGGCGCTGGCGAAGATGCCGGAGCACGCGGCTCGCCTGGGCGCGGTGGCCCACCACACGGTGGACGCTCGCGCGCTGCTCTTCGAGGACTACCTGCGCCACCTGCTCGCCGGCAACGTGCTGCGCGGCCAGGCCTACCCGCTGAGTGTCTCCGCCGAGCGCGTCTGCCAGGCCACCGAGGTGGTGCGCATGGCCCGCGAGGTGGGCGCCAAGGCCCTGGCCCACGGCTCCACCGGCGCGGGCAACGATCAGGTCCGCTTCGACGTGGCCTTCCGCGCGCTGGCGCCGGACATGGACCTCATCACCCCCATCCGCGAGCTGAGCCTCAGCCGCGCCCAGGAGATGTCCTTCCTGGCCGAGCGCGGCATCCACCTCCCCGCGAAGACGGGCGCCTACTCCATCAACGAGGGCATGTGGGGCACCTCCGTCGGCGGCAAGGAGACGCACGACTCGTGGAGCAACCTGCCGGAGGCCGCCTACCCGGCCGGCGTCATCCCCTCGGACCTCAAGCCGCGCACGCTGGTGCTGAGCTTCGAGAAGGGCCGCCCGGTGGCGATTGACGGCCAGGCGATGGCGCCCGTGGAGCTGATCGCCCAGCTCAACACGCTGGGCCAGCCCTACGGCGTGGGGCGCGGCGTGCACCTGGGTGACACCATCCTGGGCATCAAGGGCCGCGTGGGCTTCGACGCCCCGGCGGCGGTGATGCTCATCACCGCGCACCGCGAGCTGGAGAAGCTGGTGCTCTCCGGCAAGCAGCTCTTCTGGAAGGAGACGCTGGGCAACCTCTACGGCACGCTGCTCCACGAGGGGCACTTCTTCGATCCGCTGGCCCGGGACGTCGAGGCGTACCTGCAGTCCTCGCAGGCCCGCGTGACGGGCGAGGTGCGCGTGACGCTGCAGCCGCGCGCCATGATTGTCGAGGGCGTGCGCTCCCCGCACTCGCTGATGGACGCCAAGGTGGCGAGCTACGGCGAGGCCAACCATCTCTGGACGGGTGCCGAGGCCGCCGGCTTCGCCAAGGTGTACGGCGTGGCCCAGACCCTGGCCCTCAAGGTGAAGCCATGA
- the argC gene encoding N-acetyl-gamma-glutamyl-phosphate reductase: protein MTRVHAYILGASGFGGGELLRLLSGHPAVAAVRAVSKPHADMPFHALHPHLRGLVEGKFDSEPDWRWLTDSPQPVVFSVMDDEELAKQLPALEKKWAELGLSERLVLMDLSSDFRLDHPGRYAATHGRPHLAPDLLERFVYGLPEWRRDKLKGAKRIANPGCFATAVQLALLPVASTPGLGLIAATAVTGSSGSGVLPGEGTHHPTRAHDFRVYKPLEHPQEAEMDVMLVAHKASRHRLTFIPHSAPLVRGIFATVQFEWPENAGGVSTASLTELYRRYYATSPMVRVVEGTPRLASVVGSNFCDISVATRGRTVAVMVALDNLVKGMAGQAVQNLNVALGLPEDTALRQAACFPC, encoded by the coding sequence ATGACACGGGTTCACGCCTACATCCTGGGAGCCTCGGGCTTCGGTGGTGGAGAGCTGCTGCGGCTGCTGTCCGGTCACCCGGCGGTGGCCGCGGTGCGCGCGGTGTCCAAGCCGCACGCGGACATGCCCTTCCACGCGCTGCATCCGCACCTGCGCGGGCTGGTGGAGGGCAAGTTCGACTCGGAGCCGGACTGGCGCTGGCTCACGGACTCGCCGCAGCCGGTGGTCTTCTCCGTGATGGATGACGAGGAGCTGGCGAAGCAGCTCCCCGCGCTGGAGAAGAAGTGGGCCGAGCTGGGGCTGTCCGAGCGGCTGGTGCTGATGGACCTGTCCTCGGACTTCCGGCTGGACCACCCGGGCCGCTACGCCGCCACGCATGGCCGTCCCCACCTGGCGCCCGACCTGCTCGAGCGCTTCGTGTACGGACTGCCCGAGTGGCGCCGGGACAAGCTCAAGGGCGCGAAGCGCATCGCGAACCCAGGCTGCTTCGCCACCGCGGTGCAGCTCGCGCTGCTGCCGGTGGCGTCCACCCCGGGGCTGGGGCTGATCGCGGCCACGGCGGTGACGGGCTCGTCCGGCTCGGGCGTGCTGCCGGGCGAGGGCACCCACCACCCCACCCGCGCGCATGACTTCCGCGTCTACAAGCCCCTGGAGCACCCGCAGGAGGCGGAGATGGACGTGATGCTCGTGGCGCACAAGGCCTCGCGCCACCGGCTGACGTTCATCCCCCACTCGGCGCCCCTGGTGCGCGGCATCTTCGCCACCGTGCAGTTCGAGTGGCCGGAGAACGCGGGCGGCGTGAGCACCGCCTCCCTCACCGAGCTCTACCGCCGCTACTACGCCACCTCTCCCATGGTGCGCGTGGTGGAGGGCACGCCTCGGCTGGCCTCGGTGGTGGGCAGCAACTTCTGCGACATCTCCGTCGCCACGCGCGGCCGCACGGTGGCCGTCATGGTGGCGCTGGACAACCTGGTCAAGGGCATGGCCGGCCAGGCGGTGCAGAACCTCAACGTGGCGCTCGGCCTCCCCGAGGACACGGCGCTGCGTCAGGCTGCCTGCTTCCCCTGCTGA
- the argH gene encoding argininosuccinate lyase has translation MADTLWSKGLPLDAAIHRFTVGDDPQVDLALAPHDALGSAAHARMLARVGLLPEKDMRALVPALRALHDEARAGAFTIRPEQEDGHTALEAALVERVGEAGRRIHLGRSRNDQVQLALRLMLREQVLVLGAHAAELAGAFLDFAQAHASVPMPGYTHMRRAMPSTFGMWGAAFAEGLLEELEALRGLWARLDRSPLGAAAGFGVPLPIDREYVASLLGFSRVQRSPIDVQNSRGRHEMAALSWACSVAGGLEKWLWDVSLFSTEEFGFLSLPDAFTTGSSIMPQKKNPDVVELARARCRELRGIARQVEEVAGGLPSSYHRDFQLLKRPTLSGLGSLRELLDVLTRLVPVIQIRAEAAARACDDTLYAAHHAYVLVGRGLPFRDAYREVARELSDGTFRPDRAALTATHLGGAGNLALEQLRAELGSVRAWLTETHRALATCAERVWQP, from the coding sequence GTGGCTGACACCCTCTGGTCGAAGGGCCTTCCGCTGGACGCGGCCATCCACCGCTTCACCGTCGGGGATGATCCCCAGGTGGACCTGGCGCTGGCGCCGCACGACGCGCTCGGCAGCGCGGCCCATGCGCGGATGCTGGCGCGCGTGGGGCTGCTGCCCGAGAAGGATATGCGGGCGCTGGTGCCCGCCCTGCGCGCGCTCCATGACGAGGCGCGGGCGGGCGCGTTCACCATCCGTCCGGAGCAGGAGGACGGGCACACCGCGCTGGAGGCGGCGCTCGTGGAGCGGGTGGGCGAGGCCGGCCGCCGCATCCACCTGGGCCGCTCCCGCAACGACCAGGTGCAGCTGGCCCTGCGGCTCATGCTGCGCGAGCAGGTGCTGGTGCTCGGCGCCCACGCGGCGGAGCTGGCCGGGGCCTTCCTGGACTTCGCCCAGGCGCACGCCAGCGTGCCGATGCCCGGCTACACCCACATGCGTCGGGCCATGCCGAGCACCTTCGGCATGTGGGGCGCCGCCTTCGCCGAGGGCCTGCTGGAGGAGCTGGAGGCGCTGCGCGGCCTGTGGGCCCGGCTGGACCGAAGCCCCCTGGGAGCGGCGGCGGGCTTCGGCGTGCCGCTGCCCATCGATCGCGAGTACGTGGCAAGCCTGCTCGGCTTCTCGCGCGTGCAGCGCAGCCCCATCGACGTGCAGAACAGCCGCGGCCGGCACGAGATGGCGGCGCTCTCGTGGGCGTGCTCGGTGGCGGGTGGCCTGGAGAAGTGGCTGTGGGACGTGTCCCTCTTCAGCACCGAGGAGTTCGGCTTCCTCTCGCTGCCGGACGCGTTCACCACCGGCTCGTCCATCATGCCGCAGAAGAAGAACCCGGACGTGGTGGAGCTGGCGCGTGCCCGCTGCCGCGAGCTGCGCGGGATTGCGCGACAGGTGGAGGAGGTGGCCGGGGGCCTGCCCTCCAGCTACCACCGGGACTTCCAGCTCCTCAAGCGCCCCACCCTCTCCGGGCTGGGCTCGCTGCGGGAGCTGCTGGACGTGCTCACGCGGCTGGTCCCCGTGATCCAGATCCGCGCCGAGGCCGCCGCCCGGGCCTGCGACGACACGCTGTACGCCGCCCACCACGCCTACGTGCTCGTCGGGCGCGGCCTGCCCTTCCGCGACGCCTACCGCGAGGTGGCGCGCGAGCTCTCCGACGGCACCTTCCGTCCGGACCGGGCCGCGCTGACGGCCACCCACCTGGGCGGCGCCGGCAACCTCGCGCTGGAGCAGCTCCGCGCCGAGCTGGGCAGCGTCCGAGCCTGGCTCACCGAGACCCACCGCGCCCTGGCCACCTGCGCCGAGCGCGTCTGGCAGCCGTAG
- a CDS encoding heme NO-binding domain-containing protein, translating into MYGLVNRAIEEMVCGSQGEETWERIKCEAGVDTDVFIGNQGYDDAITYRLVGAASQVLGLPPERILEAFGEHWVLKTARDGYGELLTAGGSSLSEFLQNLPSLHARINLMFPHLTPPSFSCTNVTAESMDFHYRSKRQGLAPFMVGLLRGLGKLFDTEVYIEHIEARSAGADHDVYHLRWRRTQP; encoded by the coding sequence ATGTACGGACTGGTGAATCGCGCAATCGAGGAGATGGTGTGTGGCAGTCAGGGGGAGGAGACCTGGGAGCGCATCAAGTGCGAGGCCGGGGTCGACACGGACGTCTTCATCGGCAACCAGGGCTATGACGACGCCATCACCTACCGGCTGGTGGGCGCGGCCAGCCAGGTGCTCGGGCTCCCGCCGGAGCGCATCCTCGAGGCCTTCGGTGAGCACTGGGTGCTGAAGACCGCGCGGGATGGGTATGGCGAGCTGCTGACCGCGGGGGGCTCCTCCTTGAGCGAGTTCCTCCAGAACCTCCCGAGCCTCCACGCCCGCATCAACCTCATGTTCCCCCACCTGACCCCGCCCTCGTTCTCGTGCACGAACGTCACGGCGGAGTCGATGGACTTCCACTATCGCTCGAAGCGGCAGGGGCTGGCCCCGTTCATGGTGGGGCTGCTCCGGGGGCTCGGCAAGCTGTTCGACACGGAGGTCTACATAGAGCACATCGAGGCGCGGAGCGCGGGGGCGGACCATGACGTCTACCACCTGCGGTGGAGAAGGACGCAGCCGTGA
- a CDS encoding P-loop NTPase family protein produces MKVHVDKVGSVTRNLRLGRTVHLTEEIQAVEGAVIAARIHGEKSVYNQLEDVHGRLVTLHGGDIVVGALGHRNALHGYEGVVPDKVAPGQRLHMLNMGGVIGQCTSHNPGVGTPFEAEVLGQVLMFPEFQSRAGQPAHVRAGALKGSQQPVSVPVVYVVGTCMNAGKTYAACAMVRRLAQAGFRVGGAKLTGVSLMRDTLSMRDSGAEVVMDFTDAGTVCTSPKTAAQVSRIILSELAAAEVDVIVAETGDGIMGEYGVQSILEDPELRGMGGAWVLCANDPVGASGGVRHLKETYGIQVDVVAGPATDNRVGIRFVEREVGLPAHNARADAAGLGGLILEKVAPRIAGRKSA; encoded by the coding sequence ATGAAGGTCCACGTCGACAAGGTAGGCAGTGTCACCCGCAACCTGCGGCTCGGCCGCACCGTGCACCTCACCGAGGAGATCCAGGCGGTGGAGGGCGCGGTGATCGCCGCCCGCATCCACGGGGAGAAGTCCGTCTACAACCAGCTCGAGGACGTGCACGGCCGGCTGGTGACGCTGCACGGCGGAGACATCGTCGTGGGGGCGCTCGGCCACCGCAACGCCCTGCACGGGTACGAGGGCGTGGTGCCAGACAAGGTGGCCCCCGGCCAGCGGCTGCACATGCTCAACATGGGCGGGGTGATCGGCCAGTGCACCTCGCACAACCCGGGCGTAGGCACTCCCTTCGAGGCGGAGGTGCTCGGGCAGGTGCTGATGTTCCCCGAGTTCCAGTCGCGCGCCGGTCAGCCGGCCCACGTCCGCGCCGGAGCGCTCAAGGGCTCGCAGCAGCCGGTGTCCGTGCCGGTGGTGTACGTGGTGGGCACCTGCATGAACGCGGGGAAGACCTACGCGGCCTGCGCCATGGTGCGCCGGCTGGCCCAGGCCGGCTTCCGCGTGGGCGGCGCCAAGCTCACCGGCGTGTCGCTGATGCGCGACACGCTGAGCATGAGGGACTCGGGCGCGGAGGTGGTGATGGACTTCACCGACGCGGGCACCGTGTGCACCAGCCCGAAGACGGCCGCCCAGGTGTCCCGCATCATCCTCTCCGAGCTGGCCGCCGCCGAGGTGGACGTCATCGTCGCCGAGACGGGTGACGGCATCATGGGCGAGTACGGCGTGCAGTCCATCCTCGAGGATCCGGAGCTGCGCGGGATGGGCGGCGCGTGGGTGCTGTGCGCCAATGATCCCGTGGGCGCCTCGGGCGGCGTGCGCCACCTGAAGGAGACGTACGGCATCCAGGTGGACGTGGTGGCCGGGCCCGCCACGGACAACCGCGTGGGCATCCGCTTCGTGGAGCGCGAGGTGGGGCTGCCCGCGCACAACGCCCGAGCCGACGCCGCCGGCCTGGGCGGTCTCATCCTGGAGAAGGTCGCGCCGCGTATCGCGGGGAGGAAGAGCGCATGA